In Nocardia yunnanensis, one DNA window encodes the following:
- a CDS encoding dihydrofolate reductase family protein → MQSVCTSMTKTIWHITMSLDGFIAPKDDSTDWMFGHGAAGPLGAATMARTSVVLSGRRGYDLGNRVGEGERKLYGGRWTGPIFVLTHRPDDVPDDPHVTFLSNGVEDAVDSAKAVAGTGDVGILGADLARQCLEAGLIDEIALHLVPVLLGSGVRLFEGAGPIDLRKVQCDDSGQITDLRFEVVRDGALDR, encoded by the coding sequence ATGCAGTCGGTCTGCACATCTATGACGAAGACTATCTGGCACATCACCATGTCCTTGGACGGATTCATCGCGCCGAAGGATGATTCCACCGATTGGATGTTCGGGCACGGGGCTGCTGGTCCCTTGGGGGCGGCGACGATGGCTCGGACGAGCGTGGTGTTGTCTGGTCGGCGGGGCTACGACTTGGGCAACCGGGTGGGGGAGGGTGAACGAAAACTCTACGGCGGTAGGTGGACCGGGCCGATTTTCGTGTTGACCCACCGGCCCGACGATGTTCCTGACGATCCGCACGTCACGTTCTTGTCCAATGGCGTCGAGGACGCGGTTGACTCCGCGAAGGCCGTCGCGGGCACCGGCGACGTGGGGATCCTCGGAGCCGACCTTGCTCGGCAATGCCTGGAAGCCGGTCTGATCGACGAGATCGCGCTGCATCTCGTCCCGGTGCTGCTCGGCAGTGGGGTACGGCTTTTCGAGGGGGCAGGGCCGATCGATCTTCGAAAAGTTCAGTGCGACGACTCCGGTCAGATCACCGACCTGCGATTCGAGGTCGTCCGCGATGGGGCGCTCGATCGCTGA
- a CDS encoding helix-turn-helix domain-containing protein, whose protein sequence is MLGRQLRRLRESAKVTTAAACKAIQCSPQTMWRLEGGQAVKLKYLEIRALCELYEAPADETEALLGLIEEAQQTGWWHSYGDSVPAHFDLYLGLEDSAKRLTTWQLTLLPGLLQTAEYRRAVQWTAYPGMPTAAVEQHVKVITKRQERLRDPAFSIVALLSEAVIHHQIGGPAVMADQLRHLIRIGQQRNVSIRVVPQSVGSHLGLQTGHFVLMEFPARASKGLETKWIEPPVVYVEGFTGALYLDQTDKVDRYRGGLVEINRHALDEQDTRDMLAHTAKEYET, encoded by the coding sequence ATGCTCGGCCGCCAGTTGCGGCGACTGCGCGAATCGGCGAAGGTCACCACGGCGGCCGCGTGCAAGGCGATTCAGTGCTCCCCGCAGACCATGTGGAGGCTCGAGGGCGGGCAGGCGGTCAAGCTGAAGTATCTGGAGATCCGTGCGCTGTGCGAGCTCTACGAAGCTCCGGCGGACGAGACGGAAGCACTGCTGGGGTTGATCGAAGAAGCGCAGCAGACCGGTTGGTGGCATTCGTACGGGGACTCGGTGCCGGCGCACTTCGATCTGTATCTCGGACTGGAGGATTCGGCGAAGCGGCTGACCACCTGGCAGCTGACGCTGTTGCCGGGCCTGCTCCAAACTGCCGAGTACCGTCGCGCCGTCCAGTGGACCGCCTATCCGGGCATGCCCACTGCCGCCGTGGAGCAGCACGTGAAGGTGATCACCAAACGGCAAGAGCGGCTGCGCGATCCGGCCTTCTCTATCGTGGCGCTGTTGTCGGAGGCGGTCATTCACCACCAGATCGGCGGACCCGCCGTCATGGCGGACCAGCTTCGACATCTGATTCGGATCGGTCAGCAGCGCAATGTATCCATCCGTGTGGTACCGCAATCGGTTGGCTCACACCTCGGTTTGCAGACCGGCCACTTCGTGCTGATGGAATTTCCCGCCCGCGCCTCCAAGGGCCTCGAGACCAAATGGATCGAGCCGCCGGTGGTGTACGTCGAAGGCTTCACCGGCGCGCTCTACCTGGACCAAACCGACAAGGTGGACCGTTACCGCGGTGGTCTTGTGGAAATCAACCGCCATGCGTTGGATGAGCAGGACACACGGGATATGTTGGCGCACACAGCGAAGGAGTACGAAACATGA
- a CDS encoding DUF397 domain-containing protein, whose amino-acid sequence MSTARQGAQWYKSSRSANQDACVEVAHWALETGVRDSKNPGGPELMFPADEWAAFDSAVRAGKFDLG is encoded by the coding sequence ATGAGCACCGCCCGACAGGGTGCACAGTGGTACAAGAGCAGCCGTTCGGCGAACCAGGACGCGTGCGTGGAGGTCGCCCACTGGGCGCTCGAGACCGGTGTCCGCGACTCCAAGAACCCCGGCGGCCCCGAGTTGATGTTCCCCGCCGACGAGTGGGCGGCATTCGATAGCGCAGTACGAGCCGGAAAGTTCGATCTGGGCTGA